In Methanobrevibacter sp., one genomic interval encodes:
- the argS gene encoding arginine--tRNA ligase produces the protein MYFEIEKQAIDAINKALDQYDVDVDRDFKLEFPPNPNLGDLASTIAFALTKKLKTSPPEVAKGLVEKIEVPEIFSKVQNFGPYVNFFIDYSKFSKLLLEKVDENYGQLPAYGEKIVLEHTSANPNGPLHIGHIRNSIFGDSLSRLLKLAGRDVITQYYVNDMGRQIAIIVCGITECGLKIEDYEGDKIDHKIGKLYFDANKTVEEDPALNAKVDELIQKYEEGADEELNKVFEDVVSKCISGMKESLLRMNIVHDDFVWEGQFVRSGEVNDLVNYIQKEGFARQEEVMFIDLTDFNIEKEFVLRRSNGTSLYSTRDLAYHKYKATLGDTVLDILGSDHKLAAKQIKVIFEEILRLEAPEVIFYEFITLPEGSMSTRRGKFVSVDELIDEAVSRAHDEIKSRNPDLSEEEIAPMAEDIGVGAIRFFIAKLSPEKHLTFKWDEALSFERGCASIQYAHARACKLLAKSGKDISALEVSDNWVPNEDEQELVRQIAKFPQVVEDCANKQRVHNITQYCQDLAGSFNKFYKSQQVIGSDVEDTRLILVDRAKTTIKNALDILGVVAPEKM, from the coding sequence ATGTATTTCGAAATTGAAAAGCAAGCTATTGATGCTATTAACAAAGCATTAGATCAATATGACGTAGATGTTGATAGAGATTTTAAATTAGAATTTCCACCTAACCCAAATTTAGGTGATTTAGCAAGTACAATTGCATTTGCACTTACTAAAAAATTAAAAACTTCTCCTCCTGAAGTTGCAAAAGGTTTAGTTGAAAAAATTGAAGTACCTGAAATATTCTCCAAAGTACAAAACTTTGGACCTTATGTAAATTTCTTCATTGACTATTCTAAATTCTCAAAATTGTTATTGGAAAAAGTTGATGAAAACTACGGACAACTTCCAGCATATGGTGAAAAAATTGTCTTAGAACACACTTCAGCTAATCCAAATGGACCATTACACATTGGTCACATCAGAAACTCCATTTTTGGAGATTCTTTATCAAGATTATTAAAATTAGCAGGAAGAGATGTCATAACACAATATTATGTAAATGATATGGGAAGACAAATTGCTATTATCGTATGTGGTATTACTGAATGTGGTTTAAAAATCGAAGACTATGAAGGAGATAAAATAGACCACAAAATTGGAAAATTATACTTCGATGCAAACAAAACTGTTGAAGAAGATCCTGCTTTAAATGCTAAAGTTGATGAATTAATCCAAAAATACGAAGAAGGTGCTGACGAAGAATTGAACAAAGTCTTTGAAGATGTAGTTTCCAAATGTATTTCCGGAATGAAAGAATCTCTTTTAAGAATGAACATTGTCCACGATGACTTCGTATGGGAAGGTCAATTCGTAAGAAGCGGAGAAGTCAATGACCTTGTAAATTACATCCAAAAAGAAGGATTTGCAAGACAAGAAGAAGTAATGTTCATTGATTTGACTGATTTCAATATTGAAAAAGAGTTTGTACTTAGAAGATCAAACGGAACTTCTCTTTATTCCACAAGAGATTTAGCATATCACAAATACAAAGCTACTTTAGGTGATACTGTACTTGATATCTTAGGTTCAGACCACAAATTAGCAGCTAAACAAATCAAAGTTATTTTTGAAGAAATCTTAAGATTAGAAGCACCTGAAGTAATCTTTTACGAGTTTATTACTCTTCCAGAAGGTTCAATGTCTACCAGAAGAGGTAAATTTGTATCTGTTGATGAATTGATTGATGAAGCAGTATCTCGTGCTCATGATGAAATCAAATCCAGAAACCCTGATTTGTCTGAAGAAGAAATTGCACCAATGGCTGAAGATATTGGTGTTGGAGCTATCAGATTCTTCATTGCTAAATTATCCCCTGAAAAACACTTAACTTTCAAATGGGATGAAGCTTTAAGCTTTGAAAGAGGTTGTGCATCTATCCAATATGCTCATGCAAGAGCATGCAAATTACTTGCAAAATCAGGTAAAGATATCAGCGCATTAGAAGTTAGTGATAACTGGGTTCCTAATGAAGATGAACAAGAATTAGTAAGACAAATAGCTAAATTCCCACAAGTTGTTGAAGATTGTGCGAACAAACAAAGAGTTCACAATATTACTCAATACTGTCAAGATTTAGCTGGTTCATTTAATAAATTCTACAAATCACAACAAGTTATTGGTTCTGATGTAGAAGATACTAGATTAATTTTAGTCGATAGGGCTAAAACTACTATTAAAAATGCTTTAGATATTTTAGGTGTTGTTGCACCTGAAAAAATGTAG
- a CDS encoding signal peptidase I, producing the protein MEIDFKEIASYVVILIIVLIAAQHLNVVVSGSMEPAFYRGDIVLVEKADFLGINEFNASDVKVGDVVVYDAAWYDQPVIHRIINITDINGTTMYVIKGDNNDSPDPYYVTSSQIKEKVVTVDDNLVVIPKIGYLSLWLRGL; encoded by the coding sequence ATGGAAATTGATTTTAAAGAAATTGCATCATATGTAGTTATTCTTATTATAGTTCTAATCGCTGCCCAACACTTGAATGTGGTAGTATCTGGAAGTATGGAACCTGCATTTTACAGAGGGGACATTGTTCTTGTTGAAAAGGCAGATTTTTTAGGCATTAATGAGTTCAATGCAAGTGATGTTAAAGTTGGTGATGTAGTTGTTTATGATGCAGCTTGGTATGACCAACCAGTTATCCATAGAATTATTAATATTACAGATATTAACGGAACTACGATGTATGTAATTAAAGGGGACAATAATGATTCTCCTGATCCGTATTATGTTACTTCAAGCCAAATTAAAGAAAAAGTTGTAACAGTAGACGATAATTTAGTCGTAATTCCAAAAATTGGTTATCTTTCCCTTTGGTTAAGAGGGTTATAA
- the hemL gene encoding glutamate-1-semialdehyde 2,1-aminomutase, whose protein sequence is MNSEELFNESKNYFPGGVNSPVRAFKPYPFFVKSAGGSKLTDEDGKTYIDHCLAYGPLILGHANPKVVREVSNQLTIGSAYGAPTENEITLAKEVIDRVPSAEMVRFCNSGTEATMSAIRLARGFTGRDKIVKFEGAYHGAHDYVLVKGGSGAATLPDSAGIPVDTTKNTLSVPFNDEEALTELIEKEGENIACIIMEVVMGNVGCIEPKPGFLEFIRKITEENDIVLIFDEVITGFRASRGGAQEYYGVTPDLTTLGKIVGGGLPMGAFCGKKEIMELIAPNGPVYQAGTFAGNPISVQAGISTLTQLDEVFYKELDRKGKFLRGNIQSIIDDEEYNIQPVGLASMFQIYFNPAPVYNYADAQESDRKQFLRYFKSLLKQGVFIPPSQFECNFISNAHSMEDIQTTSDAIEIALKEAFRKRRR, encoded by the coding sequence ATGAATTCTGAAGAATTATTCAATGAATCTAAAAATTATTTCCCTGGAGGAGTAAATTCTCCTGTACGTGCTTTTAAACCTTATCCATTTTTTGTTAAAAGTGCTGGAGGTTCAAAACTTACTGATGAAGATGGAAAAACTTACATTGATCACTGTTTAGCATATGGTCCATTAATATTAGGACACGCTAACCCTAAAGTTGTAAGAGAAGTATCTAATCAATTAACTATTGGTAGTGCATATGGTGCTCCAACTGAAAATGAAATTACTCTTGCAAAAGAAGTTATTGATAGGGTTCCATCAGCTGAAATGGTAAGATTCTGTAATAGTGGTACTGAAGCTACTATGAGTGCAATAAGATTAGCACGTGGTTTTACTGGTCGTGACAAAATTGTTAAATTTGAAGGAGCATATCATGGAGCACATGATTATGTATTAGTTAAAGGTGGATCTGGTGCTGCAACTTTACCTGATAGTGCAGGTATTCCAGTCGATACCACTAAAAATACTTTATCTGTTCCATTCAATGATGAAGAAGCTTTGACAGAGTTAATTGAAAAAGAAGGAGAAAATATTGCTTGTATCATCATGGAAGTTGTTATGGGTAATGTTGGTTGTATTGAACCAAAACCAGGATTTTTAGAATTTATTAGAAAAATTACAGAAGAAAATGACATAGTTTTAATTTTTGATGAAGTTATCACTGGTTTTAGAGCTTCAAGAGGTGGAGCTCAAGAATATTATGGTGTTACTCCTGATTTAACCACTCTTGGTAAAATTGTTGGTGGTGGACTTCCTATGGGTGCTTTCTGTGGTAAAAAGGAAATCATGGAATTGATTGCTCCTAATGGTCCTGTTTATCAGGCAGGTACTTTTGCAGGAAATCCTATATCTGTTCAAGCAGGTATTTCTACTTTAACTCAATTGGACGAAGTATTTTACAAAGAGTTAGACAGAAAAGGTAAGTTCCTTAGAGGAAATATACAATCCATAATCGATGATGAAGAATACAACATCCAACCGGTTGGACTTGCATCAATGTTCCAAATTTATTTCAATCCTGCACCAGTTTACAATTATGCTGATGCTCAAGAATCTGACAGAAAACAATTCTTAAGATATTTCAAATCCTTGTTAAAACAAGGTGTATTTATTCCACCATCTCAATTTGAATGTAACTTTATTTCAAATGCTCATAGTATGGAAGATATACAAACAACCTCCGATGCTATTGAAATTGCTTTAAAAGAGGCATTTAGAAAAAGAAGAAGGTAA
- a CDS encoding cobalt-precorrin-8 methylmutase produces MTDKMFMGASTKQGLDIANKSREIIRGLIGDDVKDLNPAERDIVERIVHSTADPEYAKLVKISPDFVDVAMTSLKNNETILTDINMVKYGITRYDGEVECYIRNEEVIKIAKENQITRAAAAMRYAASNDFEGIVVSGNAPTAVFEAMDLYEKGEMNLKAIVGVPVGFVGAADSKEALHNSNIPNVIVEGPKGGTPIAVACVNSLIQHL; encoded by the coding sequence ATGACAGACAAAATGTTCATGGGTGCATCAACTAAACAAGGTTTGGATATTGCTAATAAAAGTAGAGAAATTATCCGTGGTCTTATTGGAGATGATGTCAAAGATTTAAATCCTGCTGAAAGGGATATTGTTGAAAGGATTGTTCATTCAACAGCAGATCCCGAATATGCAAAACTAGTAAAAATTAGTCCTGATTTTGTAGATGTGGCTATGACGTCCCTAAAAAATAATGAAACTATTTTAACTGATATTAATATGGTTAAATATGGTATTACAAGATATGATGGGGAAGTTGAGTGTTATATCAGAAATGAAGAAGTAATTAAAATAGCTAAAGAAAATCAGATTACAAGGGCAGCTGCTGCAATGCGTTATGCTGCATCAAATGATTTTGAAGGTATTGTAGTTTCTGGAAATGCTCCAACTGCTGTTTTTGAAGCTATGGACTTATACGAAAAAGGTGAAATGAATCTTAAAGCTATTGTAGGAGTTCCTGTTGGTTTTGTCGGTGCTGCTGATTCAAAAGAAGCTCTACATAATTCCAATATTCCTAATGTTATTGTTGAAGGACCTAAAGGTGGAACACCAATTGCAGTTGCTTGTGTAAATTCATTAATACAACATTTATAG
- a CDS encoding aminoacetone oxidase family FAD-binding enzyme, producing the protein MDEYEIAVIGGGPAGIMAAIAASQNSSSVILLEKNSKLGRKLLMSGGGRCNITNAKPIKKLLKFYPQKNFLKHSFYTLTNEKLLSFFENKGLNFIEEDNNRIFPESEKSKDVLNILIDYLKDVVISYNFEVKSISEDFVINDKLKADKIIIATGGMTYPQTGCNIGNYSLTEQPLTDIKYGLSPLITAKDLSSIAGVTLYDVVISYKKTKVRGNVLISHVGMTGPGIIDLSNEISEVISYNLLEKENPDINFNIAIDLCPDFTREELNEKFNQDFKGKAMIKNYLKQFLTNRFIDFFLNETGIDGETQLSRVNKKSKNRLIENLKRFSFEITGFNGDLAKVTVGGIDLTNINSKTMESTVVPNLYFAGEVLDVHGPTGGYNLKIAFSTGYLAGLSASDK; encoded by the coding sequence ATGGATGAATATGAAATAGCTGTTATTGGCGGCGGACCAGCGGGAATCATGGCGGCAATTGCTGCAAGTCAGAATTCCTCAAGCGTTATATTGCTTGAAAAAAACTCTAAACTAGGTCGTAAACTCTTAATGAGTGGTGGTGGTAGGTGTAATATTACCAATGCAAAACCGATAAAAAAGCTATTAAAATTCTATCCTCAAAAAAATTTTTTAAAGCACTCTTTTTATACACTTACTAATGAAAAATTACTCTCATTTTTTGAAAATAAAGGATTAAATTTCATTGAAGAAGATAATAATAGAATATTTCCTGAAAGTGAGAAATCTAAGGATGTTCTTAATATTCTAATAGATTACCTGAAAGATGTAGTTATAAGTTATAACTTTGAAGTTAAAAGTATAAGTGAAGATTTTGTTATTAATGATAAGTTAAAAGCAGACAAGATTATTATTGCAACAGGGGGTATGACTTACCCGCAAACAGGTTGCAATATTGGGAATTATTCTCTTACTGAACAGCCATTGACAGACATCAAATATGGCCTATCTCCTTTAATTACAGCGAAAGATTTGTCAAGTATTGCTGGTGTAACGTTGTATGATGTTGTTATAAGTTATAAGAAAACTAAGGTTCGAGGTAATGTTTTAATTTCACATGTTGGGATGACAGGTCCCGGAATAATTGATTTGAGTAATGAAATCTCAGAAGTTATAAGTTATAACTTATTAGAAAAGGAAAATCCTGATATTAATTTTAATATTGCTATAGATTTATGTCCTGATTTCACACGTGAGGAGTTAAATGAAAAATTTAATCAAGATTTTAAAGGAAAAGCAATGATTAAAAACTATTTGAAGCAATTCTTAACAAATAGATTCATAGACTTCTTTTTAAATGAAACGGGTATTGATGGTGAAACTCAATTGTCCAGAGTCAATAAAAAAAGTAAAAACAGATTAATCGAAAATTTAAAAAGGTTTTCATTTGAAATAACTGGTTTTAATGGGGATTTGGCTAAAGTGACTGTTGGAGGTATTGATTTAACTAATATAAATTCAAAAACTATGGAATCAACTGTTGTTCCTAATTTATACTTTGCAGGTGAAGTTTTGGATGTTCATGGTCCAACAGGAGGATATAATTTAAAAATTGCCTTTTCAACTGGATATCTAGCAGGTTTATCTGCAAGTGATAAATAA
- the aspS gene encoding aspartate--tRNA(Asn) ligase — translation MQGLLNDWRRTHYAKETTPEIAGSDVTIMGWVHEIRDLGGIIFVIIRDVTGRVQLTAPSKKVEAEILEDIRKFRKESVVAIKGLVQEAPKAPNGVEIIPKEIKVLNLSNQPLPMDPTEKVQAGIDTRLDSRFIDLRKENVSAIFKIKGQMFHTIRDYFYDNGFYEINTPKLVASATEGGTELFPITYFEKEAFLGQSPQLYKQMMMGAGMDKVFEIGQIFRAEEHDTLRHLNEAVSIDAEASFMDDVDVMKVLNDMLINVLTDINDKCADELAVLGRELEVPKGNFPVVTYDEAVDIVNSRGVEMEWGEDLSREAEKALGDTMGGFYFLTEWPSAIKPFYVMPQEGDEKYSHAFDLMYNNLELSSGATRVHQYDLLVKQIEERGLNPAGFGSYLKAFEYGMPPHAGWGVGADRLTMVLTGSENIRECVLFPRDRHRLTP, via the coding sequence TTGCAAGGTTTATTAAATGACTGGAGAAGAACTCATTACGCTAAAGAAACTACCCCAGAAATTGCAGGTAGTGACGTTACCATCATGGGGTGGGTACATGAAATCCGTGACTTAGGTGGAATTATCTTTGTAATTATCAGAGATGTTACTGGTAGAGTTCAATTAACCGCTCCAAGTAAAAAAGTAGAAGCAGAAATATTAGAAGATATTAGAAAATTCAGAAAAGAATCCGTTGTTGCTATTAAAGGATTAGTTCAAGAAGCTCCAAAAGCACCAAATGGTGTGGAAATTATTCCTAAAGAAATTAAAGTATTAAACTTATCCAATCAACCTTTACCAATGGATCCTACTGAAAAAGTTCAAGCTGGAATCGATACCAGATTAGATTCAAGATTCATTGATTTAAGAAAAGAAAATGTTTCAGCAATTTTCAAAATCAAAGGTCAAATGTTCCATACCATCAGAGATTACTTCTATGATAATGGATTTTATGAAATTAACACTCCTAAACTTGTAGCTTCCGCTACTGAAGGAGGAACAGAATTATTCCCAATTACTTACTTTGAAAAAGAAGCATTCTTAGGACAATCCCCTCAATTATACAAACAAATGATGATGGGTGCTGGAATGGACAAAGTATTCGAAATTGGTCAAATTTTCAGAGCAGAAGAACATGATACTTTAAGACACTTAAATGAAGCGGTTTCCATCGATGCAGAAGCTTCCTTCATGGACGATGTTGATGTAATGAAAGTATTAAATGATATGCTCATTAACGTCTTAACTGATATCAATGATAAATGTGCTGATGAATTAGCTGTTTTAGGACGTGAATTAGAAGTACCTAAAGGAAACTTCCCAGTTGTAACCTACGACGAAGCAGTTGATATTGTTAACTCTCGTGGAGTAGAAATGGAATGGGGAGAAGACTTATCTCGTGAAGCTGAAAAAGCATTAGGAGACACTATGGGTGGATTCTACTTCTTAACCGAATGGCCATCTGCAATTAAACCATTCTATGTAATGCCTCAAGAAGGAGACGAAAAATACTCCCATGCTTTCGATTTAATGTACAACAACTTAGAGTTATCTTCCGGTGCTACTCGTGTACACCAATACGATTTACTCGTAAAACAAATCGAAGAAAGAGGATTAAACCCTGCTGGATTTGGAAGCTATCTTAAAGCATTTGAATACGGTATGCCTCCTCACGCAGGTTGGGGTGTAGGTGCTGATAGATTAACTATGGTACTTACTGGATCTGAAAACATCCGTGAATGTGTACTCTTCCCTAGAGACAGACACAGATTAACCCCTTAA